ATCCCGCTGGGTAACGACTTTATCGAACAAAAAATTACTGGATGCAAAATCTTCTATCTTTTCATTCAAGGAAGAAACGATCCTTTTACGCATTTCCTTCTTTCTTTTTCGAATGGAAAATAATTGCGATGATGCTGAATCCTTGATCTCTCCATCTGTAAAATAAATTTCATTAAATCTTTTTTCCAATTCGGAAAGAATAAGAATGTCCTCCACTATCCTATAAAAATTCTGATAATCTTCTAATTTTTCGATCCTTTTTTTAAGAGTATTAGCTGCTGAAATATTGAAATAAATTTTTCTGAATTCTTCAAAATTGTAGGTTTGATGATGAAAATTCCGTAATAATCCGACTACATCGGAAACATTTTCAAAATTGAAATAAATTCTGTTTTTCAGGCATTCCTGAATTTCTGAAGTCAGCTTTAATTTATGATCAATTTCTTTTTTGTTAATTAAAGGCTGCAGTTTTGATGCTACAGTTTTTCCGGGTTCAGACTGACATTCCTGAACTAAAAGTTCCTTTATTTTAGTATATTCGAGTTGCTCAAAAAAAATCATATTTAGATAGATTTTTTCCGTGATTCTATTTGTTTTTTCAATCTCTCTTTTTGTTCTTCAATATCAGGAAACAAGTTTAAAAGTTCTTTAGTCATCAGCCTGACATAAGAAACGATCCGGGAGTTTTCAGTGTTTTTCTGCACGAATCCTTTCATGGGAGTAACATCGATAAAAACAAGAAGGATAGCGATTATCATAGCTCCGCTGATCAATCCGAAAATCGCTCCCAAGAATCGATTGATGAAATTTAAATTTAAGATATTAATAACTTTTTGCAGCAGGATGATCACAATTCTCACCAGAATTATGATCAGGATAAAAATAATGAGATATGAAAAAATGTGAGCTAAGGTCGCATCCAGATTAAACCTGATGATAAGGCTTCTTTTCAAAATAAATCCGACATTAGAGATCAGAAAAAAAGCTGTAATTAGGCCCAAAAGATGGATCAAACAGGCGATGAAACCTTTCCTGATCCCGTTTAAAACTAATAATATTAATAAAATACCAAGAATTATATCTGCTAAATTCATATCTTCCTCTGATCAAATAATTTTAGATTTGCAGTTTTTTAAGAAATTTTTAAACAAAAAGGGAGAATTAAATCTCCCCATTTTTCAATTAGATAATACTGATCTATGCTAATTTTTGACGGACGAGATTACTCAAAATTTTGCCGTCAGCTCTTGTTCCCAATTTTTGAGAAAGAGCTTTCATTACTTTTCCCATATCTTTCATCGATTCTGCCTGAAGTTCAGAAATGGTTTTCGTCACTTCGGTCTCCATTTCAGCTTCTGTCAGAGGTTCCGGAAGATATGCTTTAATTATCTTGATCTCAAATTCTTCTTTTTCAGCAAGTTCAGGTCTGTTACCCTGAATATATAATTCTATTGCTTGTTCCCTGCTTTTGACCTGATTTTTTAATACTTTGATACTTTCTTCTTCAGTCAGTTCTTTTTTCTGCTCTATTTCAATGTACTTCAAAGCAGATTTTAAAGAACGAAGAACAAGTAACTCCTCTTTTTGTTTATTCAGAAGAGCCTTTTTAATATCATTTGTGATTCTGTTTATCATTTTTCCAATTGATTATCGATCGGACTGTTCATTAAAATGATCTGTTGTATCTGGCTGCTTTTCTCTGTAATTTCACTGCTTTTCGTTTGGCTGCATTTGCTTTTCTGCGACGAGCAACAGTCGGTTTTTCATAATATTGGTTTTTCTTAATATCGGAAAGTAGAGCAGCTTTTTCACAAGATTTTTTAAATCTTCGTAAAGTTACCTGGAAAGGTTCACCTTCTTTGGCAATAATTTTCGGCACTAAATCTCACCTCCTTTTATATAAAATAGTTTTCAAAAATTATTTTTGTATTTTTACTGTCAAGTTTGAAAGTTTTGATTTCGGTTTTTTTATTAAAACTTCATTTTCATATAAAACGAGAAATGTTTAACATCAAACTGCTAATATCCTACATATTATAGATATATCTCTAATAGACACAATTTAGATAATAGTTAATATTTTCTTTGAGAATAATAATAGAAAAAAAACTTGAAGAAAAAACAGCCCTTAAAGTTATTGCACCCATAAAATTTATTTGGATGACTGGAGGATAAATGTTTGAAGGAATGCGAAAAAATGCAAAGATCATAACTTATGGTGTCGCTTTTGATTTTATAATAGGAATGGCTGTGGGAGGAATTACCAGTATTTTTAATCCCAAACCTTATGTGGGAAAAATTGCCGGAAAAAAGATCCATTATCGTGAATACAGCCAGATGATTAAGAATAAGATCGGAAATTATGTGCAGGAAAATCCGGATAAAGAACTCGATGATAACACCATCAAAAGGTTGAATGATGAGGTTTGGAATCAACTCGTTCAGCAAATTCTTTATGATAAGGAAATAAAAAGGCATCATATAAAAATAAATACAGATGATATTCTGTATAAATTAAAAAATCCCGGGGAAGATATAACATCACTTGAAGAATTTAAAACAGACGGTAAGTTCGATTATGAAAAATATCATGAACTTCTGGTTACAAATGACGATTTTGCCAATTGGATGGAAACAAATATCAGGCTTTCTCTTCCTTATGAAAAATTATATGAGAAAATTAAATCCGATACAATTGTTACTGAAGAACAGGTTGAAGAAAATTATAAAATAGACAATGATAAAGCAGATGCCAAGATCATCTTTTTTGATCCGAATAAGATCACTGATATCGAAGCAACTCCAGAAGATATTGAAAAATATTATGAAGAAAATAAAGAGGATTTCAAAAGAGAGCCTGCTTGCAAATATAAATATGTAAAAGTTGCATTGATGCCCAGCGAAGCTGATAAAAATCTGGTCAAAACTCGTATTGATTCTATTTATCAAATGCTGCTATCCGGAGCTGATTTTGCTGAAACTGCAATTGAATTTTCCGAAGGACCTTCTGCTCCCAAAGGTGGTGATCTCGGTTATTTTACCCGTGGAAAAATGGTAAAAGAATTCGATGAAGTTTCCTTTAAACTTAAAGTCGGAGAGATCAGCAAACCTGTCCTGACAAAATTCGGCTGGCATATTATAAAACTCTTTGATAAACGAAAAAACGAACAAGGTGAGGATGAAGTCAAAGCAAGTCATATTTTGTTAAAGAATGAAGCTTCGGAAGCAACTGCAGAAAATCTCGAGATCATTGCCAATGACCTTTATCAAAAAGCTAAAGAAATTGGATTGGATAGTGCTGCTGTGGATCTTGGTTATAAAGCTGAAGAGACCAGAGAATTTAATGAGAAATCTACTTATATTTCCGGAATCGGACAGGAACAAGGTCTGGTAAAAATCGCTTTTTCCGAAAAAGTTGGATTTGTTCCCGAACCTGTAAAATCTCAAAATGGTGATTATTTAGTAGTAGAATTATCCTATAAAGTTGGTGAACATTATGAAGAGCTGAGTAGTGCAGAAAACAGGATCAAGAGAGCTGTCGAAACTCTGAAAAAACAGGAAGAAGTTCTTAAAAAAGCTGATACATTTGTCGCAGAACATACTGTTGATCAATATTTGAAAGCTGCTGCAGATGAAGGCTGGGAAATCGTGGAAGCAACAGACATAAACCTGAATAAATCTATTCCCAAAATCAGGTTAGTAGAAGAATTGAATAAAGCGATCCTCGAATTAGAAGTTGGTCAGAATACTGGTTTGATCAAGGGTGAAAAGGGAGCATATATAGCTTTTGTGACAAAACGATCTTATCCGGATATGGAAAAATTTGAAGAAGAAAAAGAGAAATTGATGGAAGAAGCTCAAACAAAAGCTGAAAACGAAAAACTTTCCAACTGGTATCAGAAATTAAAAACAGATGCCAAAATTGAAGATAATCGAGATATGTTTTTCTAAAAAAACAAATTAAATAATAATTTCTTAAACCGAAGGATTTCCTTCGGTTTTTTTTTGAAATCAGAATTTTTAAAATAAAATTAACCATTTACTTTTTTTAAATTGCAAATAATATAACCACAACTCAGTTTTGAATTTATTCCGCAGATTTTCCACCTGAGGCTTCCCAATATCAGTGAACGGATATTTCTATTAAGATGAAACAAACAATCGTAAGACAAGATGCCGATCTTGTCCGTTTTCCTTATTTTTCTTATATTTTAAAGTTGAAGAAGAAGAAGAAGAAGAATTTTTATAAATTTCTGTAATAAAAAATAAAAGTTCTTGACTAAATTTATTCAAATTTAAATAAAAGAATCCGATGAAAATTTTGTTTGTGGAGAATTATATGAAGATGTTTGGTAACTAATTATTTTAAAAGGCTTTAGGAGGAAATTATGAAAAAGCTGATGTTATTTTTTTGTTTTCTTTTTATTTTAACATTTTTTGTAAATGCTGATACCCACATTCCATCAGGAGATGTTAGCGGAACCTGGACTTTAGCGAATAGTCCCTACATTATTGATGGTAGGATTACTATCCAATCTGGTGATGAATTGACAATCGAACCGGGAGTACATGTTGTTTTTTCCGACCATTATCGGTTTACAATAGAAGGAAGAATGGTATCTGTTGGAACTGATAGCGACTCTATTTTCTTTTATCCGCAGGCTGTTGAAGATGGTTGGAGCGGACTTCGATTTTACGATGGAAATTCAAACGGGCAGGATGATTCTGAAATTGCTTATTGTGTGATTAAGGATGGTAAAGCAAATGGAGTTGATCCTTTTAATCGAGGTGGTGGAATCTATCTTACAAATACTACTTTATCAGTGCAAAATACTACAATCAAAAACAATGAAGCATATGGAATTGGTGGAGGAATTTTTTGTTCAGCTTCCAGTTTGACCTTACAAAATGTTAATATCGAAAATAATTCTGCCGGGAATGGTGAAGGTGGAGGAATTTATTGCTGGGAAGCTGAAATTATCATCTCTGATTCGGAAATCCAGCATAATGATACATCTGTTGGCGGAGGAGCTGGTATTTATCTTGGAGAAAACTCGACTGCAACAATCAGCAGAACTGCAATCCATAACAACGAAGCATATTCATGGGGAGGTGGAATAAGATTAGACTCCAGTACTTTGAATGCTAATAAACTAACAATTTATGGAAATAATGCATCATATTCAGGAGGTGGAATTAATTTAAATTCCACTTCTACAGTTGATATTGTAAATTCAATTATCTGGAACAATTCTCCAGACCAGATTAATGAATCAACCAGATCTTTATCTGTTTCTTATTCTGATGTTTTCTCTCCAACTGCACCCTGGCCTGGAGAAGGAAATATTTCAAGCGATCCACTATTTGTTGATTCTGATAATGAGGATTTTCATTTAACAATAGAATCTCCCTGCATT
This genomic interval from Candidatus Cloacimonadota bacterium contains the following:
- a CDS encoding CvpA family protein; the protein is MNLADIILGILLILLVLNGIRKGFIACLIHLLGLITAFFLISNVGFILKRSLIIRFNLDATLAHIFSYLIIFILIIILVRIVIILLQKVINILNLNFINRFLGAIFGLISGAMIIAILLVFIDVTPMKGFVQKNTENSRIVSYVRLMTKELLNLFPDIEEQKERLKKQIESRKKSI
- a CDS encoding GatB/YqeY domain-containing protein, yielding MINRITNDIKKALLNKQKEELLVLRSLKSALKYIEIEQKKELTEEESIKVLKNQVKSREQAIELYIQGNRPELAEKEEFEIKIIKAYLPEPLTEAEMETEVTKTISELQAESMKDMGKVMKALSQKLGTRADGKILSNLVRQKLA
- the rpsU gene encoding 30S ribosomal protein S21; this encodes MPKIIAKEGEPFQVTLRRFKKSCEKAALLSDIKKNQYYEKPTVARRRKANAAKRKAVKLQRKAARYNRSF